One window of Nicotiana tomentosiformis chromosome 11, ASM39032v3, whole genome shotgun sequence genomic DNA carries:
- the LOC104091452 gene encoding uncharacterized protein, translating to MLTESQTKKVNVVEDVQPMPNEDYEEANYEKSDTSMKHMTKLVGTYTASIQKLEMQMRDLSREQNLKKKGALPSDTIANPKGSGSDPTSHCMAITTRSGKILQGENEQVVEEEDSEQEANAQEVSREEVKEKVIEAPTPLALIPRPPPPFPQRLARRVDDSKLEKFYDILKQLWANIPFVEAFQEMPRFSKYLKDLITKKKTTKNEVVNLTHRINLMPLAIYKKKGLGMPRPTSMRLQMAKRSIKQPLGIVDGVVVNVGKLLLLADFGILDCAVDKKIPIISERLLLATGRELIDSE from the exons ATGCTCACTGAAAGCCAAACAAAGAAAGTGAATGTTGTGGAAGATGTGCAACCAATGCCAAATGAGGACTATGAAGAAGCAAATTAT GAGAAATCCGACACTTCAATGAAACATATGACCAAGCTTGTGGGTACTTATACCGCATCTATTCAAAAGTTGGAGATGCAAATGAGGGATTTATCAAGAGAACAAAATCTGAAGAAAAAAGGCGCGCTTCCAAGTGATACTATTGCAAACCCAAAAGGTAGTGGGAGTGACCCAACTTCTCATTGTATGGCCATTACAACTCGGAGCGGTAAAATACTTCAAGGTGAGAATGAACAAGTGGTCGAAGAGGAAGATTCTGAACAAGAG GCGAATGCTCAAGAGGTGAGCCGTGAAGAGGTTAAGGAAAAGGTAATAGAGGCACCAACACCCCTAGCACTAATTCCTAGACCTCCCCCTCCTTTCCCTCAAAGACTAGCTAGAAGGGTTGATGATAGCAAGCTCGAGAAGTTCTATgacatcctaaagcaattatGGGCGAACATTCCATTTGTCGAAGCATTCCAAGAGATGCCGCGTTTTTCTAagtatttgaaggacttgatcacTAAAAAGAAAACCACCAAGAATGAAGTGGTGAATTTGACTCACCGG ATCAACTTAATGCCCCTTGCTATCTACAAGAAAAAAGGATTGGGAATGCCTAGGCCTACaagtatgaggttgcaaatggccaaACGTTCAATAAAGCAACCATTGGGAATAGTTGATGGTGTGGTTGTGAATGTAGGGAAGCTTCTCCTCCTTGCCGACTTTGGTATTCTCGATTGTGCTGTTGATAAAAAGATCCCTATCATCTCAGAGAGACTACTCCTTGCTACCGGGAGGGAACTCATTGACTCAGAATGA
- the LOC117275573 gene encoding uncharacterized protein: MEKKDAKPRLIRWVLFLQEFDFEVKDRKGIEIQVADHLSRLEEAGRPKEYVEINDAFPDEHLLAISSTSTPWHADIANLFVSDLIPDRLEAYQKKRFSRECRQYYWEKSFCNKAFVGLLIKYRVKHKVATPYHP; encoded by the coding sequence ATGGAGAAGAAGGATGCTAAACCAAGATTGATAAGATGGGTTCTTTTCTTACAAGAGTTTGACTTTGAAGTCAAAGATCGGAAAGGAATAGAGATTCAAGTTGCAGATCACTTATCTAGGCTTGAAGAGGCAGGGAGACCAAAAGAATATGTTGAAATTAATGATGCCTTCCCAGATGAACACTTATTGGCAATATCTAGCACCTCCACTCCTTGGCATGCCGACATCGCTAACCTTTTTGTCAGTGACCTTATCCCCGACAGATTGGAAGCTTATCAAAAGAAAAGGTTCTCGCGGGAGTGTAGGCAATACTATTGGGAGAAatccttttgcaacaaagcttttgtcGGGTTGCTCATAAAATATAGAGTTAAGCACAAGGTGGCTACACCTTATCATCCTTAA